In Mycobacterium tuberculosis H37Rv, a single window of DNA contains:
- the eccD1 gene encoding ESX-1 secretion system protein EccD1: MSAPAVAAGPTAAGATAARPATTRVTILTGRRMTDLVLPAAVPMETYIDDTVAVLSEVLEDTPADVLGGFDFTAQGVWAFARPGSPPLKLDQSLDDAGVVDGSLLTLVSVSRTERYRPLVEDVIDAIAVLDESPEFDRTALNRFVGAAIPLLTAPVIGMAMRAWWETGRSLWWPLAIGILGIAVLVGSFVANRFYQSGHLAECLLVTTYLLIATAAALAVPLPRGVNSLGAPQVAGAATAVLFLTLMTRGGPRKRHELASFAVITAIAVIAAAAAFGYGYQDWVPAGGIAFGLFIVTNAAKLTVAVARIALPPIPVPGETVDNEELLDPVATPEATSEETPTWQAIIASVPASAVRLTERSKLAKQLLIGYVTSGTLILAAGAIAVVVRGHFFVHSLVVAGLITTVCGFRSRLYAERWCAWALLAATVAIPTGLTAKLIIWYPHYAWLLLSVYLTVALVALVVVGSMAHVRRVSPVVKRTLELIDGAMIAAIIPMLLWITGVYDTVRNIRF; this comes from the coding sequence TTGAGCGCACCTGCTGTTGCTGCTGGTCCTACCGCCGCGGGGGCAACCGCTGCGCGGCCTGCCACCACCCGGGTGACGATCCTGACCGGCAGACGGATGACCGATTTGGTACTGCCAGCGGCGGTGCCGATGGAAACTTATATTGACGACACCGTCGCGGTGCTTTCCGAGGTGTTGGAAGACACGCCGGCTGATGTACTCGGCGGCTTCGACTTTACCGCGCAAGGCGTGTGGGCGTTCGCTCGTCCCGGATCGCCGCCGCTGAAGCTCGACCAGTCACTCGATGACGCCGGGGTGGTCGACGGGTCACTGCTGACTCTGGTGTCAGTCAGTCGCACCGAGCGCTACCGACCGTTGGTCGAGGATGTCATCGACGCGATCGCCGTGCTTGACGAGTCACCTGAGTTCGACCGCACGGCATTGAATCGCTTTGTGGGGGCGGCGATCCCGCTTTTGACCGCGCCCGTCATCGGGATGGCGATGCGGGCGTGGTGGGAAACTGGGCGTAGCTTGTGGTGGCCGTTGGCGATTGGCATCCTGGGGATCGCTGTGCTGGTAGGCAGCTTCGTCGCGAACAGGTTCTACCAGAGCGGCCACCTGGCCGAGTGCCTACTGGTCACGACGTATCTGCTGATCGCAACCGCCGCAGCGCTGGCCGTGCCGTTGCCGCGCGGGGTCAACTCGTTGGGGGCGCCACAAGTTGCCGGCGCCGCTACGGCCGTGCTGTTTTTGACCTTGATGACGCGGGGCGGCCCTCGGAAGCGTCATGAGTTGGCGTCGTTTGCCGTGATCACCGCTATCGCGGTCATCGCGGCCGCCGCTGCCTTCGGCTATGGATACCAGGACTGGGTCCCCGCGGGGGGGATCGCATTCGGGCTGTTCATTGTGACGAATGCGGCCAAGCTGACCGTCGCGGTCGCGCGGATCGCGCTGCCGCCGATTCCGGTACCCGGCGAAACCGTGGACAACGAGGAGTTGCTCGATCCCGTCGCGACCCCGGAGGCTACCAGCGAAGAAACCCCGACCTGGCAGGCCATCATCGCGTCGGTGCCCGCGTCCGCGGTCCGGCTCACCGAGCGCAGCAAACTGGCCAAGCAACTTCTGATCGGATACGTCACGTCGGGCACCCTGATTCTGGCTGCCGGTGCCATCGCGGTCGTGGTGCGCGGGCACTTCTTTGTACACAGCCTGGTGGTCGCGGGTTTGATCACGACCGTCTGCGGATTTCGCTCGCGGCTTTACGCCGAGCGCTGGTGTGCGTGGGCGTTGCTGGCGGCGACGGTCGCGATTCCGACGGGTCTGACGGCCAAACTCATCATCTGGTACCCGCACTATGCCTGGCTGTTGTTGAGCGTCTACCTCACGGTAGCCCTGGTTGCGCTCGTGGTGGTCGGGTCGATGGCTCACGTCCGGCGCGTTTCACCGGTCGTAAAACGAACTCTGGAATTGATCGACGGCGCCATGATCGCTGCCATCATTCCCATGCTGCTGTGGATCACCGGGGTGTACGACACGGTCCGCAATATCCGGTTCTGA
- the espJ gene encoding ESX-1 secretion-associated protein EspJ, protein MAEPLAVDPTGLSAAAAKLAGLVFPQPPAPIAVSGTDSVVAAINETMPSIESLVSDGLPGVKAALTRTASNMNAAADVYAKTDQSLGTSLSQYAFGSSGEGLAGVASVGGQPSQATQLLSTPVSQVTTQLGETAAELAPRVVATVPQLVQLAPHAVQMSQNASPIAQTISQTAQQAAQSAQGGSGPMPAQLASAEKPATEQAEPVHEVTNDDQGDQGDVQPAEVVAAARDEGAGASPGQQPGGGVPAQAMDTGAGARPAASPLAAPVDPSTPAPSTTTTL, encoded by the coding sequence ATGGCTGAACCGTTGGCCGTCGATCCCACCGGCTTGAGCGCAGCGGCCGCGAAATTGGCCGGCCTCGTTTTTCCGCAGCCTCCGGCGCCGATCGCGGTCAGCGGAACGGATTCGGTGGTAGCAGCAATCAACGAGACCATGCCAAGCATCGAATCGCTGGTCAGTGACGGGCTGCCCGGCGTGAAAGCCGCCCTGACTCGAACAGCATCCAACATGAACGCGGCGGCGGACGTCTATGCGAAGACCGATCAGTCACTGGGAACCAGTTTGAGCCAGTATGCATTCGGCTCGTCGGGCGAAGGCCTGGCTGGCGTCGCCTCGGTCGGTGGTCAGCCAAGTCAGGCTACCCAGCTGCTGAGCACACCCGTGTCACAGGTCACGACCCAGCTCGGCGAGACGGCCGCTGAGCTGGCACCCCGTGTTGTTGCGACGGTGCCGCAACTCGTTCAGCTGGCTCCGCACGCCGTTCAGATGTCGCAAAACGCATCCCCCATCGCTCAGACGATCAGTCAAACCGCCCAACAGGCCGCCCAGAGCGCGCAGGGCGGCAGCGGCCCAATGCCCGCACAGCTTGCCAGCGCTGAAAAACCGGCCACCGAGCAAGCGGAGCCGGTCCACGAAGTGACAAACGACGATCAGGGCGACCAGGGCGACGTGCAGCCGGCCGAGGTCGTTGCCGCGGCACGTGACGAAGGCGCCGGCGCATCACCGGGCCAGCAGCCCGGCGGGGGCGTTCCCGCGCAAGCCATGGATACCGGAGCCGGTGCCCGCCCAGCGGCGAGTCCGCTGGCGGCCCCCGTCGATCCGTCGACTCCGGCACCCTCAACAACCACAACGTTGTAG